From a single Hydrogenobacter hydrogenophilus genomic region:
- a CDS encoding ammonium transporter, which yields MRRVGIIIPLLLFSLSFAEDQAPKLDTGDTAWMLVSTALVMLMTLPGLAIFYGGMAKRKDTLNTIAMSFVAYCIVSVLWILYGYSLAFNTDISGIIGSPSKILLSGISVKSLQGTIPEFIFVVFQLTFAAITVALISGSYIERMKFSAWVLFSILWMSLVYVPIAHWVWGGGFLAKLGALDFAGGTVVHINAGIAGLVGALLLGKRKDATLIPSNLPMVVIGTGLLWFGWFGFNAGSAVASNALASVAFLNTNTATATAALSWMFTEWLHTKKPTVLGLASGAIAGLVAITPAAGFVNVIGALIIGLLAGIIPYFMVAIVKHKLGYDDALDVFGIHGVAGIVGAILTGVFADPSINEAGKGLLYGNPTQVVIQLLAVGTTIVYDAIATFVILIVVKTLVGLRVSPEEEITGLDKSQHGENAYNVT from the coding sequence ATGCGTCGCGTAGGTATAATTATACCACTGCTGCTTTTTAGCCTTTCCTTTGCAGAAGATCAGGCTCCTAAGCTTGACACAGGGGATACAGCATGGATGCTTGTTTCCACAGCTCTTGTTATGCTCATGACACTGCCGGGACTTGCCATATTTTACGGAGGCATGGCAAAAAGAAAAGACACTCTAAATACTATTGCCATGTCCTTTGTGGCTTACTGTATAGTATCTGTACTTTGGATTCTTTACGGCTACAGCTTAGCTTTTAATACTGACATCTCAGGCATTATAGGTAGTCCATCAAAGATTTTGCTAAGTGGTATAAGTGTAAAGAGTTTACAGGGTACTATTCCTGAGTTCATTTTTGTAGTCTTTCAGCTGACTTTTGCTGCAATAACTGTCGCTCTCATAAGTGGATCATACATAGAGAGAATGAAGTTTTCTGCATGGGTACTTTTCAGCATCCTCTGGATGAGTTTGGTTTATGTGCCCATAGCTCACTGGGTATGGGGAGGTGGATTTTTGGCAAAACTTGGTGCTCTTGATTTTGCAGGTGGAACTGTTGTTCACATAAATGCTGGTATTGCAGGTTTGGTAGGTGCTCTTCTTTTGGGCAAACGTAAAGATGCTACGCTCATTCCCAGCAACCTTCCTATGGTTGTCATAGGTACTGGGTTATTATGGTTTGGATGGTTTGGTTTTAATGCTGGTTCTGCAGTGGCTTCAAACGCGCTCGCATCTGTAGCCTTTCTGAATACAAATACCGCAACAGCCACCGCAGCTCTATCCTGGATGTTTACAGAATGGCTTCACACTAAAAAACCTACCGTTCTGGGTCTTGCTTCTGGTGCTATAGCTGGACTTGTAGCCATAACACCAGCTGCAGGCTTTGTTAATGTAATAGGTGCTCTTATCATAGGTCTACTTGCAGGTATCATCCCGTACTTCATGGTTGCAATAGTAAAACACAAATTAGGCTACGACGACGCTCTTGATGTTTTCGGTATACACGGTGTTGCGGGTATAGTGGGAGCCATACTCACAGGCGTCTTTGCGGACCCATCCATAAACGAGGCAGGTAAAGGACTCCTTTATGGAAATCCTACGCAGGTAGTTATACAGCTTTTGGCTGTTGGTACTACCATAGTTTACGATGCCATTGCTACTTTTGTGATACTCATCGTTGTTAAAACACTTGTGGGGCTTAGAGTAAGCCCTGAGGAGGAGATAACGGGACTTGATAAGTCTCAACACGGAGAGAATGCTTACAATGTGACCTAA
- the glnA gene encoding type I glutamate--ammonia ligase gives MPKYTPAEVLNLIEQEGIQYVDLRFSDPFGQWQHLTIPAYELSLDTFENGRGFDGSSIRGWQSIHESDMLAFPDASTAFIDPFIEPKTLVMICDIYDPITRERYGRDTRYIAQKAEQYLKQTGIGDTAYYGPEAEFFIFDSVEFGTSSNYAFWRIDSEEGWWSREVTSSGYKIPHKRGYFPVPPLDKVYHLRNEMVSIMSQLGIVVELHHHEVATAGQGEIDIRYDSLVNQADKLFIYKYVVRMVANKYGKYATFMPKVLPNDNGSGMHTHFSIWKEGQNLFAGSEYAGVSETCLYAIGGILKHGPALTAFTNPTINSYHRLVPGFEAPVRLAYSARNRSAAIRIPMYSQSPKAKRIEIRFPDPTCNPYLAFSAILMAAIDGIENRIHPGEPFDKDIYSLPPEELKDIPQLPGSLEEALKALEKDYEFLLKGGVFTEEFIQLWIDYKRKEIDEIRFIPHPKEFELYFDI, from the coding sequence TCTGACCCTTTTGGTCAGTGGCAACATTTAACCATACCTGCCTACGAGCTATCTCTTGATACTTTTGAAAACGGCAGGGGATTTGACGGCTCTTCCATAAGGGGTTGGCAGTCCATACACGAGTCGGATATGCTTGCCTTTCCAGATGCATCCACAGCCTTTATAGATCCCTTTATAGAACCCAAGACTCTCGTGATGATATGCGATATTTACGACCCCATCACGAGGGAACGCTACGGCAGGGATACAAGGTACATAGCACAAAAGGCAGAACAGTATTTGAAACAGACGGGTATAGGAGATACCGCTTACTATGGTCCTGAAGCCGAGTTTTTCATATTTGACTCTGTAGAGTTTGGTACATCGTCTAACTATGCCTTTTGGAGGATCGATTCAGAGGAAGGATGGTGGAGCAGAGAAGTTACTTCTTCGGGCTACAAGATACCCCACAAAAGAGGGTATTTTCCAGTTCCACCTTTGGACAAGGTTTATCATCTTCGCAACGAAATGGTATCCATTATGTCCCAGCTTGGCATTGTGGTTGAACTTCATCATCACGAGGTAGCCACTGCAGGACAGGGTGAGATAGACATAAGATACGATTCCTTAGTAAACCAGGCAGATAAGCTGTTCATCTATAAGTATGTAGTTAGGATGGTAGCCAATAAGTATGGTAAATACGCCACATTTATGCCTAAGGTCCTTCCCAACGACAATGGTTCTGGCATGCACACCCACTTTTCCATATGGAAGGAAGGACAGAACCTCTTTGCGGGTTCTGAATATGCAGGAGTATCGGAAACGTGCCTTTATGCTATAGGTGGTATACTAAAGCACGGGCCTGCTCTTACAGCCTTTACAAATCCTACTATTAACTCCTATCACAGACTTGTTCCTGGTTTTGAAGCTCCTGTGAGGCTTGCCTACTCTGCCAGAAATCGCTCCGCAGCAATTAGGATACCCATGTACTCCCAATCTCCAAAGGCAAAAAGGATAGAGATAAGATTCCCAGACCCAACATGCAATCCTTATCTTGCATTTTCCGCCATACTCATGGCAGCCATTGACGGTATAGAAAACCGCATACATCCAGGAGAGCCTTTTGATAAGGACATATACTCACTACCACCAGAAGAACTAAAGGATATTCCTCAACTTCCGGGTTCTTTAGAAGAAGCTCTGAAAGCTTTGGAAAAGGACTATGAGTTCCTCCTAAAGGGGGGTGTCTTTACTGAAGAGTTTATACAACTCTGGATAGATTACAAGCGTAAAGAAATAGATGAGATAAGGTTCATTCCGCATCCTAAGGAGTTTGAACTTTACTTTGATATTTAA